A region of Paenibacillus sp. 37 DNA encodes the following proteins:
- a CDS encoding ABC transporter ATP-binding protein has product MLEVKQVSKVYEGQRGVHQLDFTMERGEIVGFLGPNGAGKTTTMRMITGYVHPTAGSIMVDGVSVHEQGQRVRSKIGYLPETPPLYPDMTVQSYLKFVANLRDVPAREVKLRVSEMVSRLGLLGRERQMVRGLSKGYKQRLGLAGAIIHKPDLLVLDEPTSGLDPNQIIEIRDLIRELGENHTVLLSTHILPEVSTLCNRMLIINQGQLVLDGSPQHFGSAMGDQFKVSIEVKATAEQLHNVLTPWEKVRSEVIQASDANTAKDTALNSDSAETVKMLLTGENSEDFREELFYLLSGAGLPILEMKKENLSLEQIFLKLTTTEATDTDANSADVDKVADAEMDQEDVSSDNDLSSISGTSTSTSTDASSHSSKREDSK; this is encoded by the coding sequence GTGCTCGAAGTGAAACAGGTCAGCAAAGTTTACGAAGGGCAACGCGGCGTACATCAACTGGATTTCACCATGGAACGTGGTGAGATTGTTGGCTTTCTCGGACCCAATGGTGCCGGAAAAACAACAACGATGCGTATGATTACAGGCTATGTGCATCCAACCGCGGGTTCCATTATGGTGGATGGGGTATCGGTGCATGAACAGGGCCAGCGTGTTCGTTCCAAGATTGGGTATCTGCCTGAAACGCCGCCACTGTATCCGGATATGACGGTGCAGTCCTATCTTAAATTCGTAGCCAATTTGCGAGATGTCCCGGCACGTGAGGTTAAGCTGCGGGTCAGTGAGATGGTTAGCAGACTGGGACTTCTGGGTCGGGAAAGACAAATGGTACGTGGGTTATCCAAAGGATACAAACAACGCCTTGGGCTGGCAGGAGCCATTATTCACAAGCCAGATCTGCTGGTTCTGGATGAGCCAACATCGGGGCTTGATCCAAATCAGATTATCGAGATCCGGGATTTAATACGAGAACTGGGGGAGAACCATACAGTGCTGCTCAGTACGCATATTTTGCCTGAAGTGAGCACACTCTGTAATCGAATGTTGATCATCAATCAGGGACAGCTCGTGCTGGATGGTTCACCTCAGCATTTCGGATCAGCAATGGGGGATCAATTCAAAGTGTCGATTGAAGTGAAGGCCACTGCGGAGCAATTACATAATGTGCTGACACCATGGGAGAAGGTGCGGAGTGAAGTCATTCAAGCGTCGGATGCGAATACCGCCAAAGATACTGCACTTAATTCAGATTCAGCAGAAACGGTTAAAATGCTGCTTACTGGAGAAAACTCGGAAGATTTCCGGGAGGAGCTGTTCTACCTTTTGTCAGGTGCAGGATTACCGATACTGGAGATGAAGAAGGAGAACCTGAGTCTGGAACAAATCTTCCTGAAGCTGACCACAACCGAGGCAACAGACACAGACGCAAATTCGGCAGATGTGGATAAGGTTGCTGACGCAGAGATGGATCAGGAGGACGTATCTTCGGACAACGACCTGTCGAGTATATCGGGAACATCAACGAGTACATCAACGGATGCTTCGTCCCATTCCAGCAAAAGGGAGGACTCCAAATGA
- a CDS encoding glycosyltransferase family 4 protein, with translation MNRVKVLFTFYVPSGGVDTLNRLRTAVLKRHGIEAHLLYLNTGSGLQNNSDTPIFTASSDEDIHHIIHTHHYDAIIATSDIAMPGRLRGLGFTGRIIFEAQGLGTRDQALETIQMGVPYLQAHCDAAVIPPTDHLLDMFIHICPWLHRFVIPNMLDTDTFAPILVDTPPYPVLAWVGRLEHNKNWREYLIISSEIVKKNPEARLWLFHDPTLANPEDEVMFRHMLAEYGLEDRIGIFINVPHSQMPAYYSMIAASGGIMLSTSLLEGFGYAVAEAISCGCPVLSTDSDGVRSFITHNKTGKFYPIGDVKAAVAEARDLMKNKKLREYIRIQGRQHMSLSFSPDRYAISFREMMTALRIFH, from the coding sequence GTGAATCGTGTGAAAGTATTATTCACGTTTTATGTTCCGAGCGGTGGCGTGGATACGTTAAATCGACTGCGCACCGCTGTTCTGAAACGCCATGGCATTGAAGCGCACCTATTGTATCTCAACACAGGCTCGGGATTGCAGAACAACAGTGATACGCCCATTTTCACCGCGTCCAGTGACGAGGATATCCATCATATCATTCATACTCATCATTATGATGCCATCATTGCCACTTCAGACATCGCTATGCCCGGCCGCTTGAGAGGACTTGGTTTTACCGGACGAATTATTTTTGAAGCGCAGGGACTTGGAACACGCGATCAGGCTCTGGAAACGATACAGATGGGTGTCCCTTACCTTCAAGCCCATTGTGATGCTGCCGTTATACCTCCCACAGATCACCTGCTAGATATGTTCATTCATATCTGTCCTTGGCTTCATCGGTTTGTTATTCCCAATATGCTGGATACCGACACCTTCGCACCAATCTTGGTGGATACCCCACCCTATCCGGTGCTGGCTTGGGTAGGACGACTTGAACACAATAAAAACTGGCGTGAATATTTAATCATATCGAGTGAAATCGTCAAAAAAAATCCGGAAGCCAGACTATGGTTATTCCACGATCCAACTTTGGCTAATCCAGAAGATGAGGTCATGTTCCGGCACATGCTGGCAGAATACGGGCTTGAGGATCGGATTGGGATCTTCATCAATGTTCCTCATTCTCAGATGCCTGCATATTATTCCATGATTGCCGCTTCAGGGGGCATCATGTTATCCACTTCCCTGCTTGAAGGATTCGGTTATGCCGTCGCTGAAGCCATTAGCTGTGGCTGCCCTGTGCTCAGCACAGATTCAGATGGAGTGCGCTCATTTATCACACATAATAAGACTGGAAAGTTTTATCCAATTGGAGATGTAAAGGCGGCCGTAGCCGAAGCAAGAGACCTCATGAAGAACAAGAAACTGCGGGAATATATTCGCATTCAGGGCAGACAGCATATGAGCTTGTCTTTCTCACCCGATCGATATGCCATTTCTTTCCGTGAAATGATGACAGCACTGCGAATTTTCCATTGA